A window of the Streptomyces griseochromogenes genome harbors these coding sequences:
- a CDS encoding ABC transporter substrate-binding protein, protein MRKSARYTTLAAAGLLALSSLTACANDAASTASTGDGKGTKVKIMVGGLDKVIYLPAMLTQRLGYFDAEGLDVELLSEPAGVQAETALVSGQVQGAVGFYDHTLDLQTKGKSVESVVQFSHAPGEVEVVSRKAAGDITSPEDFKGKKLGVTGLGSSTDFLTKYLAVKNGVKVSEFTPVAVGAGPTFISALQQGAIDGGMTTDPTVATILDKKAGKVLLDMRTPEGSRAALGGPYPSSSLYMQTDWVNGHKDTVQKLANAFVKTLTWMSTHSADEIAAKMPADYSQGDKTLYAQAIKSTLPMFTKDGVMPEGGPETVEKVLKAFNPNIKNAEVDLSKTYTTEFVKAAK, encoded by the coding sequence ATGCGCAAGTCCGCGAGATACACCACCCTGGCCGCTGCCGGCCTGCTCGCCCTCTCCTCCCTCACCGCCTGTGCCAATGACGCGGCGAGCACCGCCTCCACGGGGGACGGCAAGGGCACGAAGGTCAAGATCATGGTCGGCGGCCTGGACAAGGTCATCTACCTGCCGGCGATGCTCACCCAGCGGCTCGGCTACTTCGACGCCGAGGGCCTCGACGTGGAACTGCTGAGCGAGCCCGCCGGTGTCCAGGCCGAGACCGCGCTCGTCTCCGGTCAGGTCCAGGGAGCCGTCGGTTTCTACGACCACACCCTGGACCTGCAGACGAAGGGCAAGTCCGTCGAGTCCGTCGTGCAGTTCTCGCACGCGCCGGGCGAGGTGGAGGTCGTCTCCCGGAAGGCGGCGGGGGACATCACCTCGCCCGAGGACTTCAAGGGGAAGAAGCTCGGCGTCACCGGCCTCGGCTCGTCGACCGACTTCCTCACCAAGTACCTCGCCGTCAAGAACGGCGTGAAGGTCAGCGAGTTCACGCCGGTCGCCGTCGGGGCCGGACCGACCTTCATCTCGGCGCTCCAGCAGGGCGCGATCGACGGCGGCATGACGACCGACCCGACCGTCGCCACGATCCTGGACAAGAAGGCGGGCAAGGTCCTCCTCGACATGCGCACGCCCGAGGGTTCGCGGGCTGCGCTGGGCGGACCGTACCCGTCGTCCAGTCTGTACATGCAGACGGACTGGGTGAACGGACACAAGGACACCGTCCAGAAGTTGGCCAATGCATTCGTCAAGACGCTCACGTGGATGTCCACCCACAGCGCGGACGAGATCGCGGCCAAGATGCCCGCCGACTACTCCCAGGGCGACAAGACGCTCTACGCGCAGGCCATCAAGAGCACGCTGCCGATGTTCACCAAGGACGGCGTCATGCCCGAGGGCGGTCCCGAGACCGTCGAGAAGGTCCTCAAGGCGTTCAACCCCAACATCAAGAACGCCGAGGTGGACCTGAGCAAGACGTACACGACCGAGTTCGTCAAGGCCGCCAAGTAA
- a CDS encoding response regulator, with amino-acid sequence MIEVLVVDDDTRVARVNAAYVEKVPGFHVAAEAHSAAEALNRLETLPRLDLVLMDHYLPDETGLAVVQEMRRRGHQTDVIMVTAARDVSTVQAALRHGVLQYLVKPFAFAGLRAKLEAYAELRRTLDGGGEAEQAEVDRIFGALSAPSEPGLPKGHSPTTAELVRQSLMSADGPLSAQEIAERTGVSRQTAQRYLKLLERTGRARLTLKYGDAGRPEHRYEWATRA; translated from the coding sequence ATGATCGAGGTCCTGGTCGTGGACGACGACACCCGGGTCGCCCGGGTCAACGCCGCCTACGTCGAGAAGGTGCCCGGTTTCCACGTGGCCGCCGAGGCGCACAGCGCGGCCGAGGCGCTGAACCGGCTGGAGACGCTGCCGCGGCTCGACCTGGTCCTCATGGACCACTATCTGCCCGACGAGACCGGGCTCGCGGTCGTCCAGGAGATGCGCCGCCGCGGCCACCAGACCGATGTGATCATGGTGACGGCCGCGCGGGACGTGTCGACCGTCCAGGCGGCCCTGCGGCACGGCGTGCTGCAGTATCTGGTGAAGCCGTTCGCCTTCGCCGGGCTGCGCGCCAAGCTGGAGGCGTACGCGGAGCTGCGCCGCACGCTGGACGGCGGCGGCGAGGCCGAACAGGCGGAGGTGGACCGCATCTTCGGCGCCCTGTCCGCGCCGTCGGAGCCCGGACTGCCCAAGGGGCACTCCCCCACCACGGCCGAGCTGGTGCGCCAGTCCCTGATGAGTGCCGACGGGCCGCTGTCCGCCCAGGAGATCGCCGAGCGGACGGGGGTGAGCCGCCAGACCGCCCAGCGCTATCTCAAGCTCCTGGAGCGCACCGGACGGGCCCGGCTGACCCTGAAATACGGTGACGCGGGCCGCCCGGAACACCGTTACGAGTGGGCGACCCGCGCCTGA